A region of Bacillota bacterium DNA encodes the following proteins:
- a CDS encoding heparinase II/III family protein: MSGWRWKLHRLLAMSPGEIAVRAWRAVRDKAMSAGILRPYPTDPLECFRYAWREDASTVYERFLRQFPCSRHPHDTWREFLHKQHPEHVTAVLAQAEAILQGGMRLLGFEVQTDVPPHWFRNYVQGGEWPNLPAERIDYRRGDVAGGVRYCWELNRHGYFLSLAQAWLLTHDHRFADRLLADWLDWIAHNPPRFGVNWVSMLECALRIHTWCWSLWFVAGCDLFNEQALQRILGSLWQQGAEISMNLSLGSSANNHLIGEAAGMWTFSCLFPTARHAKRWMHTAHRILSREIPRQITPDGVTVEQAVHYQVFVMEMALHAESIARQTGMPFPEGYARRMLASVQFLQAITDCAGHVPHIGDSDDAEVLPFCPQETHSEAAVVDAARALYERTAPTTLKAAFLSAQPVRGEQSEKTAISSSLFSEGGYAVMRDEEGTRVAVIDCGQLGWGSIAAHAHADALSLTLSVYGQPVLVDAGTYCYHDEPVWRDAFRSTRYHNTVCVDGKDQSEMRGAFLWGARANVTIHRWHTSALADLLCASHDGYRRVGLGEHIRWLYWLKKDIWLAVDEVKQSEGHCVEQCWLFSQACVLRAEGDRMQICCATAPLWVQPIPAAQFRQVCGAQAAEGGWVSPSFGKREPAPHLFVCRDRPGSRLATVVCRGESPVQVRLWRDEAEEWELQIEHLGRVWLIGVAGIPHSWQLPGETVLAQNIVATWTAEQSLAHYEVMD, from the coding sequence ATGAGTGGGTGGAGATGGAAATTGCATCGCCTGCTGGCGATGTCGCCCGGAGAGATTGCGGTTCGGGCATGGCGAGCGGTTCGCGACAAAGCGATGTCCGCCGGTATCCTGCGACCTTATCCGACAGACCCACTAGAGTGCTTTCGCTACGCCTGGCGCGAAGATGCCAGCACGGTGTATGAACGCTTTCTGAGGCAGTTTCCCTGCTCACGCCATCCTCACGACACGTGGCGGGAGTTCCTGCACAAACAGCATCCTGAACATGTTACTGCTGTGCTGGCTCAGGCGGAAGCGATTTTGCAGGGCGGGATGCGTCTGCTGGGCTTCGAGGTGCAGACCGATGTTCCGCCGCACTGGTTCCGCAACTATGTGCAGGGCGGTGAGTGGCCGAATCTGCCCGCAGAGCGCATCGATTACCGGCGCGGCGATGTTGCAGGAGGGGTGCGCTACTGCTGGGAACTGAACCGACACGGTTACTTCCTGAGCCTGGCGCAAGCCTGGCTGCTGACCCATGACCACCGTTTCGCCGACCGACTGCTCGCAGACTGGCTGGACTGGATAGCGCACAACCCGCCCCGTTTCGGGGTCAACTGGGTCAGTATGCTGGAATGCGCCCTGCGCATTCACACCTGGTGCTGGAGCCTGTGGTTTGTGGCGGGTTGTGACCTGTTCAACGAGCAAGCGCTGCAGCGGATTCTGGGTAGTCTGTGGCAGCAGGGTGCCGAGATTTCGATGAACCTCTCGCTGGGTTCGTCGGCAAACAACCACCTGATTGGAGAGGCGGCGGGAATGTGGACGTTTTCCTGTCTGTTTCCCACTGCTCGCCACGCTAAACGCTGGATGCACACGGCTCATCGCATTCTCTCGCGCGAAATCCCCCGCCAGATTACCCCCGACGGCGTCACTGTTGAGCAGGCAGTTCACTATCAGGTTTTCGTGATGGAGATGGCTCTGCACGCCGAAAGCATCGCGAGGCAAACCGGCATGCCGTTTCCTGAAGGGTACGCCCGTCGGATGCTGGCGTCGGTGCAGTTCCTGCAGGCTATTACCGACTGTGCAGGACACGTGCCGCATATCGGCGATAGCGATGATGCGGAGGTCTTGCCTTTCTGCCCGCAGGAGACCCACTCCGAGGCAGCGGTAGTGGACGCCGCACGCGCGCTGTATGAACGTACTGCTCCAACTACTCTCAAAGCCGCCTTTCTGAGCGCACAGCCCGTTCGCGGGGAGCAGAGCGAAAAAACGGCAATCTCCAGCAGCTTGTTCTCCGAGGGCGGATACGCTGTGATGCGCGATGAGGAAGGCACACGAGTGGCGGTGATAGACTGCGGGCAGCTGGGATGGGGTTCCATCGCCGCTCATGCACACGCAGACGCTCTCTCCCTGACGCTGAGCGTGTACGGACAGCCCGTGCTGGTGGACGCTGGCACCTACTGCTACCACGATGAGCCGGTGTGGCGCGACGCCTTCCGAAGCACTCGTTACCACAACACCGTCTGTGTGGACGGTAAGGACCAGAGCGAGATGCGGGGTGCGTTCCTGTGGGGCGCGCGGGCGAACGTCACGATACATCGCTGGCATACTTCCGCCCTTGCGGACCTGTTATGCGCTTCGCATGACGGCTACCGGCGTGTCGGACTTGGCGAGCATATCCGCTGGTTATACTGGCTGAAAAAGGACATTTGGCTGGCGGTGGACGAAGTGAAACAGAGCGAAGGGCATTGCGTGGAACAATGCTGGTTGTTTTCACAGGCTTGCGTCCTGCGGGCAGAGGGTGATAGAATGCAGATATGCTGTGCGACTGCTCCGCTGTGGGTGCAGCCGATACCGGCAGCGCAGTTCCGGCAGGTGTGTGGCGCGCAAGCCGCTGAAGGAGGCTGGGTATCGCCTTCCTTTGGCAAAAGGGAACCCGCACCGCACCTGTTCGTGTGTCGTGACAGGCCGGGCAGTCGTTTAGCCACCGTCGTCTGCAGGGGAGAATCTCCGGTACAGGTGCGCCTGTGGAGAGATGAAGCAGAGGAGTGGGAACTGCAGATAGAGCATCTGGGGCGTGTGTGGCTGATTGGTGTTGCAGGGATACCACACTCGTGGCAGCTGCCCGGCGAAACGGTGCTGGCACAGAATATTGTGGCAACGTGGACGGCGGAGCAATCACTGGCACATTATGAGGTGATGGATTAG